The following are encoded in a window of Phocoena phocoena chromosome 2, mPhoPho1.1, whole genome shotgun sequence genomic DNA:
- the SLC28A2 gene encoding sodium/nucleoside cotransporter 2, whose amino-acid sequence MEKTNGREGIALSTVETGMENPGLELTEEGINPEGTRKTEERGHNLGDGLEPPTQQRRNLQPFTRARSFCKTHAALFKKVLLSLLCLAYAAYFLAACILNFHRALALFVLTCLVLLVLVHRFLKRFLGEKLTRCLKPLENSCLKLWMKRVFAGVSLVGLILWLALDTAQRPEQLISFAGICMFTLILFACSKHHSAVSWSSVLWGLGLQFVFGILVIRADPGFNAFQWLGNQIQIFLNYTVAGSSFVFGDMLVKDIFAFQALPIILFFGCVMSILYYLGFVQWVVQKIAWFLQITMGTTAPETLAVAGNIFVGMTEAPLLIRPYLADMTLSEVHAVMTGGFATISGTVLGAFISFGIDASSLISASVMAAPSALALSKLVYPEVEESKFKNKEGVKLPRGKEKNVLEAASNGATDAIGLAANVAANLIAFLAVLAFINAALSWLGELVDIQGLTFQVICSYILRPVVFMMGVEWADCPMVAEMVGIKFFTNEFVAYQQLSQYKNKRLSGVEEWIGGEKQWISVRAEIITTFSLCGFANLSSIGITLGGLTSMVPHRKSDLSKVVVSALFTGACVSLISACVAGILYVPRGAETDCVSFLNTSFTNRTYETYVCCRELFRSTSLNGTSPPSFPGPWEDKEFSPMALAKCCDLYTNAVCA is encoded by the exons GAGGAACCTACAGCCTTTCACCAGGGCAAGAAGTTTCTGTAAGACACATGCTGCCTTGTTCAAGAAGGTCCTGCTGAGCCTGCTGTGTTTGG CTTATGCCGCCTACTTCCTGGCAGCTTGCATCTTGAATTTCCATAGGGCACTGGCCTTGTTCGTCCTCACCTGTTTGGTGCTTTTAGTCCTGGTTCACCGCTTTCTGAAGAGGTTCCTTGGTGAAAAATTAACGAGATGTCTGAAGCCCCTTGAAAACTCCTGCCTGAAGCTTTGGATGAAACG TGTGTTCGCGGGAGTCTCCTTGGTTGGCCTTATCCTGTGGCTGGCTCTAGACACAGCCCAAAGGCCAGAGCAGCTGATCTCCTTCGCAGGAATCTGCATGTTCACCCTCATCCTCTTTGCCTGCTCCAAACACCACAGTGCA GTGTCCTGGAGTTCAGTGCTTTGGGGCCTAGGTCTTCAGTTTGTCTTTGGGATCTTGGTCATCAGAGCTGATCCTGGATTTAATGCATTTCAATGGCTGGGAAACCAGATTCAG atttttctcaaCTATACTGTGGCTGGCTCCAGTTTTGTTTTTGGGGATATGCTGGTCAAGGATATCTTCGCTTTTCAG GCCTTACCGATCATCCTTTTCTTTGGATGTGTGATGTCCATTCTTTACTACCTGGGCTTTGTGCAGTGGGTAGTTCAGAAG ATTGCCTGGTTTTTGCAAATCACCATGGGCACCACTGCCCCAGAGACCCTGGCTGTGGCAGGAAACATCTTTGTGGGTATG ACAGAGGCACCTCTGCTCATCCGGCCATACCTTGCAGACATGACGCTTTCAGAAGTCCATGCAGTGATGACTGGAGGGTTTGCCACCATCTCAGGCACTGTCTTGGGAGCCTTCATATCCTTTGGG ATTGACGCGTCATCCTTGATTTCTGCCTCTGTGATGGCTGCCCCTTCTGCTCTTGCTTTGTCAAAGCTGGTATATCCAGAAGTGGAGGAGTCCAAGTTCAAGAATAAGGAGGGGGTAAAATTGCCCCGTGG GAAGGAGAAGAATGTTCTGGAAGCTGCCAGCAATGGAGCCACAGATGCCATAGGCCTTGCTGCTAACGTAGCAGCCAACCTGATTgcttttttggccgtgttggccTTCATCAATGCTGCCCTCTCCTGGCTAGGGGAACTGGTAGACATACAGGGACTCACTTTTCAG GTCATCTGCTCCTATATCCTAAGGCCCGTGGTTTTCATGATGGGTGTCGAGTGGGCAGACTGTCCGATGGTGGCTGAGATGGTGGGGATCAAGTTCTTCACAAATGAGTTTGTGGCCTATCAGCAACTGTCTCAGTACAAAAACAAACGTCTCTCTGGAGTGGAAGAGTGGATTGGAGGCGAGAAACAGTGGATTTCT GTGAGAGCCGAAATCATTACAACATTTTCACTCTGTGGATTTGCCAATCTTAGTTCCATAGGAATCACACTGGGAGGCTTGA CATCAATGGTGCCCCACCGGaagagtgacttgtccaaggttgtGGTCAGTGCCCTCTTCACAGGGGCCTGTGTATCCCTTATCAGCGCCTGTGTGGCAG GAATCCTCTATGTCCCCAGGGGAGCTGAAACTGACTGTGTCTCCTTCCTAAACACAAGTTTCACCAATCGGACCTATGAGACCTATGTGTGCTGCAGAGAGCTCTTTCGGAG TACCTCTCTGAATGGCACAAGCCCTCCTTCTTTTCCTGGTCCCTGGGAAGATAAAGAGTTCAGTCCCATGGCCCTTGCTAAATGCTGTGACCTCTACACCAATGCTGTCTGTGCCTAA